One window of Desulfobacca acetoxidans DSM 11109 genomic DNA carries:
- a CDS encoding HU family DNA-binding protein — MTKADLISAMAAQANLTKAETEKTLNALITVMTSSLQTDGKLSIPGLGVFSVNERAERTGRNPRTGEPMQIAASKMVKFKPGKALKEAVR, encoded by the coding sequence ATGACGAAAGCGGATTTGATTTCAGCAATGGCGGCCCAGGCGAACCTGACCAAGGCCGAAACGGAAAAAACCTTAAATGCCCTGATCACAGTTATGACCTCCAGTTTGCAGACCGATGGCAAGCTATCCATACCGGGGCTGGGCGTATTTTCGGTAAATGAACGAGCGGAGCGGACCGGCCGCAATCCCAGGACTGGCGAGCCGATGCAGATTGCCGCCAGCAAAATGGTAAAGTTCAAACCGGGCAAGGCGTTAAAGGAGGCGGTGCGGTAG
- a CDS encoding type II toxin-antitoxin system Phd/YefM family antitoxin codes for MESKSNTMLIDALTARTRFGEIMEKAEKEQARFIVSRRGKAKVVIMSVEEYLRSVVKTPDVLIKLQSDAQKAGMDKISDAEIEAEIQAHRKAQLRKK; via the coding sequence TTGGAATCGAAGTCTAACACCATGCTCATTGATGCCTTGACCGCCCGCACTCGCTTTGGTGAGATTATGGAAAAGGCGGAAAAAGAGCAGGCCCGTTTTATAGTAAGCCGCCGAGGCAAAGCCAAAGTGGTAATCATGAGCGTAGAGGAATACCTGAGAAGTGTCGTTAAAACCCCGGATGTTTTGATAAAGCTTCAAAGTGACGCCCAAAAAGCGGGAATGGATAAAATTAGTGATGCGGAAATCGAGGCCGAAATTCAAGCTCATCGCAAAGCCCAACTGAGAAAAAAATAA
- a CDS encoding type II toxin-antitoxin system VapC family toxin: MRYVLDSCALLALAEDELGAQTVADIILDEKAELYLSAVNLGEAYYIVLQRRGEEAAAAFVQGVRQEDKLTIAEATWPRVKAAARIKAGGGLSYADTFGLGLAQELGACLVTGDPELQVAATKIDVELLWIGR, from the coding sequence ATGAGATATGTTCTCGACAGTTGTGCCCTCCTCGCCCTCGCGGAGGATGAGCTCGGGGCCCAGACGGTAGCCGATATTATACTGGATGAAAAGGCCGAACTTTACTTGAGCGCGGTTAATTTAGGAGAAGCCTACTATATTGTGCTGCAAAGGCGAGGCGAAGAGGCTGCAGCGGCTTTTGTGCAGGGCGTCAGGCAGGAAGATAAGCTCACCATAGCAGAAGCAACGTGGCCCAGAGTCAAAGCCGCGGCCAGAATTAAAGCCGGAGGCGGTCTATCCTATGCGGATACTTTCGGGTTGGGATTGGCTCAGGAATTAGGGGCATGTTTAGTCACCGGCGACCCTGAACTCCAGGTTGCGGCCACCAAGATAGATGTGGAACTTCTTTGGATAGGCAGATAA
- a CDS encoding AbrB/MazE/SpoVT family DNA-binding domain-containing protein produces the protein MPLIKIIRGGQVTFPKVFRDKFGLKEGDLMEYEIREDGIFFKPKEVIDRGGALQAFSEAIAKMQAKAGNKFKSLSEEELYDLIEKAVQSIEKPKTKKR, from the coding sequence ATGCCTTTGATAAAAATTATCCGGGGCGGCCAGGTTACATTCCCGAAAGTCTTCAGAGACAAATTCGGCCTGAAAGAAGGAGACCTGATGGAATATGAGATCAGGGAAGACGGCATCTTTTTCAAGCCCAAAGAAGTGATCGACCGGGGAGGAGCGTTACAAGCCTTTTCCGAAGCGATTGCCAAAATGCAGGCCAAGGCCGGGAATAAGTTCAAGAGCTTGAGCGAAGAAGAGCTTTATGATCTTATAGAAAAAGCGGTTCAATCTATAGAGAAACCCAAAACTAAAAAAAGATGA
- a CDS encoding DEAD/DEAH box helicase: MITLTINNRIAVSLSELPPPVVEQLQERLTFPNPVWQENEKRGYSNWKVPETLRLYRLNGGRLFMPRGFIGQALGLLQEAGLTWIIKDQRRLLPEVELQFTGELKDFQCDAADTIYFRDFGTLAAPTGAGKTVIALAIIAARRQPTLIVVHSKELLHQWRERIETFLEIPAAAIGVIGDGQRTVGKKITVALVQTLYKCASEVVPRIGFLVVDECHRCPSRTFTEAVTAFDSAYMLGLSATPWRRDGLSRLIYWHLGSKVYEIDRGALIEDGHILAAEVIFRKTAYEPISDPSEEYSRMLSELTADPERNALIVRDVVQEADGEGVCLVLSDRKAHCETLAGMLAHSGLPVSVLTGDLSMKKRQEIIGAVNGGHVKVLLATGQLIGEGFDCAGLSTLFLATPIRFSGRLLQYLGRVLRPAPGKDKAKVYDYLDVKVGVLVNAARNRARIYQQS; the protein is encoded by the coding sequence GTGATCACTCTGACTATCAATAACAGGATCGCTGTTTCTCTGAGTGAACTGCCGCCCCCGGTGGTGGAGCAGCTCCAGGAACGGCTGACTTTCCCCAACCCCGTTTGGCAGGAAAACGAAAAGCGGGGCTATTCCAACTGGAAAGTGCCGGAGACTCTGCGCTTATATCGCTTGAACGGGGGCCGTCTGTTTATGCCCCGGGGTTTTATCGGCCAGGCGCTCGGGCTACTGCAGGAAGCAGGCTTGACTTGGATTATCAAAGACCAGCGGCGGCTTTTACCGGAAGTCGAGCTTCAGTTCACCGGTGAACTGAAAGATTTTCAATGCGACGCCGCGGATACCATCTATTTTCGGGACTTCGGAACCCTGGCGGCTCCGACCGGAGCCGGCAAGACGGTCATTGCCCTGGCCATAATTGCTGCCCGCCGGCAACCGACCCTTATCGTCGTTCATTCAAAGGAACTGCTGCACCAATGGCGTGAGCGCATCGAAACCTTCCTGGAAATACCAGCGGCGGCTATCGGCGTCATTGGCGACGGCCAGCGGACTGTTGGCAAGAAAATTACCGTGGCCCTGGTGCAGACATTATACAAATGCGCCTCCGAAGTGGTGCCGCGTATCGGTTTCCTGGTGGTCGATGAGTGCCACCGCTGTCCCAGCCGGACGTTCACCGAAGCGGTGACGGCTTTTGACTCGGCCTATATGCTGGGCCTGAGCGCCACCCCCTGGCGGCGGGACGGTCTTTCCCGGCTGATCTACTGGCACTTGGGTAGCAAGGTGTATGAGATTGACCGGGGAGCCTTGATTGAAGATGGCCATATCCTGGCAGCGGAGGTGATATTCCGGAAAACCGCTTACGAGCCGATAAGTGACCCGTCGGAGGAATACTCCCGGATGTTGTCTGAGCTAACCGCAGACCCTGAGCGCAACGCCCTGATCGTCCGGGATGTAGTACAGGAAGCCGACGGCGAAGGAGTATGCCTGGTGTTATCCGATCGGAAGGCACATTGCGAAACCCTGGCAGGGATGCTGGCGCACTCGGGCCTGCCGGTATCGGTGCTGACCGGCGATCTGAGCATGAAGAAACGCCAGGAGATTATCGGGGCCGTGAATGGCGGCCATGTCAAGGTGCTGCTGGCTACCGGCCAGCTCATCGGTGAGGGCTTTGACTGCGCCGGGTTATCCACCCTGTTTCTGGCGACACCTATCCGGTTCAGCGGCCGGCTGCTGCAATATTTAGGCAGGGTGCTGCGACCGGCTCCGGGAAAAGACAAGGCTAAGGTGTATGATTACCTGGATGTCAAAGTTGGCGTGCTGGTAAATGCAGCCCGAAACCGGGCCCGAATCTACCAACAATCATAA
- the istA gene encoding IS21 family transposase — MEEWQAIQVLKRQGHGKKAIARQLGISKNTVKRHWNRQAPPAYQRAASEKMLDPFAPQIKEMIGKQFIGTRIFQELSELGYTGSLTSVYRYLRQFQDDVRDRTTIHFETSPGQQMQYDWKEWQVPVAGRPLKIYFHQAILSYSRYKFVTFSLDISTPSIIRVLTQALVFFQGVPAEIVIDNPKQLVLSHDRQGVIRYQDDFLAFLGTYGLKPDPCQPYRARTKGKVENPFFYLQEHFLRGLEVEHLDHLGERLARFMEQYNARTHSTTGLAPVQLWPQENLKPLQSDIPLSFQKESRKVSWDGYVHADSNRYPVSLAMAGKKVWIERVLGRWLDILDADLKPLARYELLREHQVTLPHPEHADLAKEFLDRKEQRRLQVKVVFQETFPALAPDFIRLAEQSYTLNASYHLNKILDLLSVYDHQAVAAALQTALELGTPSVRSVQGLLPEKLQQPVLPTSCRTACLPAVAKRPLSLYRASYGGGAR, encoded by the coding sequence ATGGAAGAATGGCAGGCCATTCAAGTTTTAAAGCGTCAGGGGCATGGGAAAAAAGCCATAGCCCGGCAATTGGGGATTTCCAAGAACACGGTGAAGCGCCACTGGAACCGCCAAGCGCCACCAGCGTATCAGAGAGCGGCATCGGAGAAGATGTTAGACCCCTTTGCCCCTCAGATTAAAGAGATGATTGGCAAACAATTTATCGGTACCCGCATCTTTCAGGAACTATCCGAGTTGGGCTATACCGGGTCCTTGACCAGCGTGTATCGCTATCTCCGGCAGTTTCAAGATGATGTCCGAGACAGAACCACGATCCATTTCGAGACTTCCCCGGGTCAACAGATGCAATACGACTGGAAAGAATGGCAGGTGCCGGTAGCCGGCCGGCCACTGAAGATTTACTTCCACCAGGCGATCCTGTCATACAGTCGCTATAAGTTTGTGACCTTTTCTTTGGATATCAGTACTCCCAGCATTATTCGGGTGTTAACTCAGGCCCTGGTCTTTTTCCAGGGAGTGCCGGCAGAAATCGTCATCGACAATCCCAAGCAGTTGGTCCTGTCGCACGACCGTCAGGGCGTCATCCGCTATCAGGATGATTTCCTGGCTTTCTTGGGGACCTATGGCCTTAAGCCGGACCCCTGCCAACCATATCGGGCCCGGACCAAGGGCAAGGTGGAAAATCCATTCTTTTATCTCCAGGAGCATTTCCTGCGGGGTTTGGAAGTGGAGCATCTCGACCACCTGGGAGAGCGCTTGGCCCGGTTTATGGAACAGTATAATGCCCGGACCCATAGCACCACCGGACTGGCGCCAGTACAACTCTGGCCACAAGAAAACCTCAAGCCCTTACAGTCCGATATTCCCCTGTCATTTCAAAAAGAATCCCGGAAAGTCTCCTGGGATGGCTACGTACACGCGGACAGCAACCGCTACCCGGTGTCTTTGGCCATGGCCGGGAAAAAAGTCTGGATCGAACGGGTGCTGGGGCGCTGGCTGGATATCCTGGATGCTGACTTGAAACCCCTGGCTCGGTATGAACTGCTTCGTGAACATCAGGTAACCTTGCCGCATCCTGAACACGCCGATCTGGCCAAGGAATTTCTGGACCGGAAAGAACAGCGGCGCTTGCAGGTCAAGGTGGTTTTTCAGGAGACTTTTCCAGCTTTGGCGCCAGACTTTATCCGCTTGGCGGAACAGTCATATACCCTCAACGCCTCCTACCATTTGAATAAAATCCTGGACCTGCTCTCTGTCTATGACCACCAGGCCGTCGCCGCTGCCTTGCAGACGGCCCTGGAGTTGGGTACGCCGTCGGTCAGATCGGTCCAGGGCCTGCTGCCGGAAAAACTGCAGCAGCCGGTGCTCCCGACTTCGTGCCGGACAGCCTGTTTGCCAGCCGTGGCCAAAAGACCGCTTTCACTCTATAGAGCCAGTTACGGAGGAGGCGCCCGATGA
- the relB gene encoding type II toxin-antitoxin system RelB family antitoxin, with protein MSVSVRLPDDLNNRLDFLARQTGRTKTYYILEALYAQIDELESYYLAADVLERLRKKKETAHAADEVRKDLGLED; from the coding sequence ATGTCGGTATCGGTGCGGCTGCCAGATGATCTCAATAACCGACTGGATTTTTTGGCGCGCCAGACCGGCCGCACCAAGACATATTATATTCTGGAGGCGCTCTACGCCCAGATCGACGAGCTGGAGAGCTATTATCTGGCCGCCGATGTCCTTGAGCGCCTGCGAAAGAAAAAAGAAACTGCCCATGCCGCTGATGAAGTGAGGAAGGACCTTGGCCTGGAAGATTGA
- a CDS encoding AbrB/MazE/SpoVT family DNA-binding domain-containing protein, which produces MKKIIISEKGQICLPSSIRKKFGLQKGDRLMVEEVADGAILLRPLPRHPLLALRGILKGTEGDEKLTDHLLQERAADREREEETR; this is translated from the coding sequence ATGAAAAAAATTATAATTTCAGAAAAAGGTCAGATATGTTTGCCGTCCTCCATAAGGAAGAAATTTGGATTACAAAAGGGTGATCGCTTGATGGTTGAAGAAGTTGCCGATGGTGCGATCCTCTTACGCCCCTTGCCCCGGCATCCATTGCTTGCCCTCCGGGGAATTCTCAAAGGGACGGAGGGAGATGAAAAGCTCACTGACCATTTGCTTCAGGAACGCGCTGCCGATAGAGAGCGAGAGGAGGAAACGCGATGA
- a CDS encoding type II toxin-antitoxin system RelE family toxin gives MAWKIEYSRTARKQLWELDLQKARNVLAFGDDLAKQENPRDMGKALSGPMGTLWSYRLGGIRLICDLQDDLARIQVLRLGEFKEGDNG, from the coding sequence TTGGCCTGGAAGATTGAGTATTCCCGGACTGCCAGAAAGCAGCTGTGGGAGCTGGACCTGCAAAAAGCCAGGAATGTGCTTGCATTTGGCGACGATCTGGCAAAACAGGAGAATCCCCGGGATATGGGGAAGGCCCTCAGTGGCCCTATGGGGACTTTATGGAGTTATCGGCTGGGAGGAATTCGTTTGATCTGTGACCTGCAAGACGACTTGGCCCGTATCCAAGTCTTGCGCCTGGGGGAATTTAAGGAAGGAGATAATGGCTAA
- a CDS encoding putative toxin-antitoxin system toxin component, PIN family, producing the protein MIKAVIDANVFVSSALAPGSNPDKIIDLARQGRINLVTSQDILQEIRAVFLYPKIKRRLKLTAREINEFLSEIAKPALITPGLLNLKAVKDDPKDDKYLICAMEGLWRIKSFRVISICLALIITTA; encoded by the coding sequence ATGATCAAAGCCGTTATCGACGCCAATGTCTTTGTAAGCTCCGCATTGGCGCCAGGATCAAATCCGGACAAAATCATCGACTTGGCCAGGCAGGGCAGGATAAACCTTGTAACTTCGCAGGATATCTTACAAGAAATTAGGGCCGTTTTTCTGTATCCCAAAATCAAGCGGCGGCTTAAGCTTACGGCCAGAGAAATTAACGAATTCCTGTCAGAAATCGCCAAGCCCGCCCTGATTACACCGGGCTTGCTTAATCTCAAAGCGGTTAAAGACGACCCCAAAGACGACAAATACCTGATTTGCGCCATGGAAGGTCTATGGCGGATTAAATCGTTTCGGGTGATAAGCATCTGCTTAGCCTTAATAATTACCACGGCATAA
- a CDS encoding putative toxin-antitoxin system toxin component, PIN family, which translates to MLKVVLDTNIIISAAHNPVGKPALVLAIALSEEPALVTLYLSQDVWQEYKEVIDRDKFKYFNKTHVKTLLSQIKNRAKFVKPAFKVSAIRTDPADNRILECAIAAEADYLVTGNIKHFSFKKFHHTRIVSPQEFLIIIGENFLA; encoded by the coding sequence ATGCTCAAGGTAGTCCTGGATACAAATATAATCATTTCCGCCGCTCACAATCCGGTCGGCAAACCCGCTCTCGTGCTTGCCATCGCTTTGAGCGAGGAACCTGCTCTTGTTACCCTGTATCTCAGCCAAGATGTCTGGCAGGAATACAAGGAGGTGATCGATAGAGACAAATTCAAATACTTCAATAAAACCCATGTGAAAACGCTTTTGTCACAGATTAAAAATCGCGCCAAGTTCGTTAAGCCTGCCTTCAAGGTGAGCGCCATAAGAACTGATCCAGCGGATAATCGGATTTTAGAGTGTGCCATAGCTGCTGAAGCCGATTATTTGGTCACTGGGAATATAAAACATTTTTCTTTCAAGAAGTTTCACCATACCCGAATCGTCTCTCCCCAAGAATTTTTAATCATCATTGGGGAGAATTTCTTGGCTTGA
- the istB gene encoding IS21-like element helper ATPase IstB, whose protein sequence is MIPRLDLQLKSLSLTKILAHYQEEAHKAAQEKLSYENYLARLVEMEAMSKLDRSINAKIHKARFPSLKTLEEFDFSFQPQLNEKEIIRLASLDFLEKKENLLFLGPPGVGKTHLAIAFGVKACMAKYRVLFIRTQDLLTDLSVAHKTGRLGQVLLNLSRLDLVILDELGYLPITPEQANLLFQLVSIRYEKGAMILTSNYGFEDWGPIFTDQVIAAAIIDRLVHHSHIFVINGNSFRMKQKLLPEAA, encoded by the coding sequence ATGATCCCCCGACTGGACCTGCAGCTCAAGAGCCTGTCACTAACCAAAATCTTGGCCCACTACCAGGAGGAAGCCCACAAGGCCGCCCAGGAAAAACTTTCTTACGAAAACTACTTGGCCCGGCTAGTGGAAATGGAGGCCATGAGCAAACTGGACCGCTCTATCAATGCCAAGATTCACAAGGCTCGTTTCCCCTCCTTGAAAACCCTGGAAGAGTTTGATTTCTCCTTTCAGCCGCAGCTCAACGAAAAAGAGATCATCCGGCTTGCTTCCCTGGACTTTCTGGAGAAAAAAGAAAACCTGCTTTTCCTGGGGCCTCCAGGCGTCGGCAAGACCCATCTGGCCATTGCCTTTGGCGTTAAAGCCTGCATGGCCAAGTATCGGGTCTTATTTATCCGTACCCAAGATCTGTTGACTGATCTCAGTGTGGCTCACAAAACCGGCCGGCTGGGCCAGGTGCTGTTGAACCTCTCCCGACTGGACCTGGTGATTCTGGACGAACTGGGCTATCTGCCCATCACCCCGGAACAGGCCAATCTCCTTTTTCAATTAGTATCGATTCGCTATGAGAAGGGGGCCATGATTTTGACCAGTAATTACGGCTTCGAAGATTGGGGACCGATTTTTACCGACCAGGTAATCGCTGCTGCCATCATTGACCGTCTGGTGCACCACTCCCATATTTTTGTGATTAACGGGAATAGTTTTCGCATGAAACAGAAGCTTTTACCAGAGGCCGCATGA
- a CDS encoding UDP-glucuronic acid decarboxylase family protein, translating to MKRILVTGGAGFIGSHLVEYLLAQGHEVLSLDNYFTGSKDNLMHLRDHPRLEIIRHDVVNPFMAEVEQIYNLACPASPVHYQYNPVKTIKTNVMGALNMLGLAKRVKARILQASTSEVYGDPTVHPQVEEYWGNVNCIGIRSCYDEGKRAAEALMMDYHRQNGVEVRIARIFNTYGPRMAIHDGRVISNFIVQALTGEDITVYGQGHQTRSFCYISDLVEGLVRLMNTEVFEGPVNLGNPEEYTILEMAQKTLQFTGSSAKLVFKPIPHDDPQKRCPEISKAKRLLDWQPVVPLATGLKETIGYFKEKLRQLGQPLVV from the coding sequence ATGAAGCGCATTTTGGTGACCGGCGGCGCCGGTTTTATCGGCTCACATCTCGTGGAATACTTACTGGCGCAAGGGCATGAGGTGCTGTCTCTAGATAATTACTTCACCGGTTCCAAAGACAACCTGATGCATTTGCGAGACCACCCCCGGTTGGAGATTATCCGCCACGATGTGGTAAACCCATTCATGGCGGAAGTGGAGCAGATTTACAACCTGGCCTGCCCGGCCTCGCCGGTGCATTATCAATATAACCCGGTGAAAACTATCAAAACCAATGTCATGGGCGCCCTGAATATGCTGGGGCTGGCTAAAAGGGTGAAAGCCCGCATTCTGCAAGCTTCAACTTCCGAGGTCTATGGCGACCCGACGGTGCATCCCCAGGTTGAGGAATACTGGGGCAATGTCAATTGTATCGGCATCCGCAGTTGTTACGATGAGGGTAAACGCGCCGCGGAAGCCTTAATGATGGACTATCACCGCCAGAATGGTGTGGAGGTGCGCATCGCCCGGATTTTTAATACCTACGGTCCCCGGATGGCCATTCACGACGGTCGGGTAATCAGCAATTTTATTGTCCAGGCCCTTACCGGTGAGGACATCACCGTGTATGGGCAGGGACATCAGACACGGTCCTTTTGTTATATTTCCGACCTCGTGGAAGGGCTGGTCAGACTCATGAACACCGAGGTCTTCGAGGGACCGGTGAATTTGGGAAATCCGGAGGAATATACTATTTTAGAGATGGCCCAGAAAACTCTGCAATTCACCGGTAGTTCGGCAAAGCTGGTTTTTAAACCCATTCCCCATGATGATCCGCAGAAGCGCTGTCCGGAGATCAGTAAGGCCAAAAGGCTTTTGGATTGGCAGCCCGTTGTCCCACTTGCCACCGGCCTCAAGGAGACGATAGGCTATTTTAAAGAAAAATTGCGCCAGTTGGGTCAGCCCCTGGTGGTTTAG
- a CDS encoding recombinase family protein, with the protein MSGYPKVIGYLRVSTQDQDLEKNKAEILAFANERKLGPVEWLEEKVSGVKTWRKREIAQVVESLRDGDWLIVPELSRLGRSTLDILDILAELRKKGVNVYAVKGDWTLNGTIESKVFLTMMALFSEIERDLISARTKEALKARQAAGLKLGRPKGPGKSRLDPYRLEIEALLKNGSRLNFIAARYNVTVPTLINWIKKNNIDKTSKP; encoded by the coding sequence ATGTCCGGATATCCAAAAGTCATCGGCTACCTGCGGGTCAGCACCCAGGACCAGGACCTGGAGAAGAACAAGGCCGAGATCCTTGCCTTCGCCAACGAACGGAAGCTAGGGCCGGTGGAGTGGCTGGAAGAAAAAGTCAGCGGGGTCAAGACCTGGCGCAAGCGGGAGATCGCCCAAGTTGTGGAGTCGCTGCGGGACGGTGACTGGTTGATTGTCCCGGAGCTGTCCCGCCTGGGACGGTCCACACTCGACATCCTGGACATTCTGGCCGAACTCCGAAAAAAAGGGGTCAATGTTTATGCCGTCAAAGGGGACTGGACGTTAAACGGCACCATCGAAAGCAAAGTGTTCCTCACCATGATGGCCTTGTTCAGCGAGATCGAGCGGGATCTTATCTCGGCCCGTACCAAAGAAGCTTTGAAGGCCCGGCAGGCCGCCGGGTTAAAGTTAGGCCGTCCCAAGGGGCCCGGCAAAAGCAGACTGGACCCATACCGGCTGGAGATCGAGGCGCTGCTGAAAAACGGCTCGCGTCTGAACTTTATCGCCGCCCGCTATAATGTGACAGTTCCTACATTAATAAATTGGATAAAGAAGAATAATATTGATAAGACCTCGAAGCCGTGA
- a CDS encoding helix-turn-helix domain-containing protein: MEMTSIRKALSSLREEAGISQAELAKRLPFTASRISRLESGEIAMTEEDAQEIAKAIGTPKANDFNDYLSQDWRILGSPGFNHINRETLWEAEQALQRLEDLESDPELKNVFLQQVKSCNAALEQSAQFLMSTQHQIAFFGSPGVGKTTSICALSDLEKSAGKDLKHQMVLPTGSGRTTICEVHVRNGSDYSIIVDPCSVEDIRQYVADFSEQIIRSDRASGTGENAEGAGVSAEVERALRNMSGLTKRTLRNEDGKIIKREDPALNLVAQYNTKEDLQVHIMSKLDLPRRNQTSISMPRESTISGLDWVAHNFADINDGKNVEFSLPRRIEVTIPSPILNSEAFDIRLIDTRGIDEPSAPRRDVQAYLDDERTIAVFCSSFKDAPDAAMLALLERSAEGGLRESVLRKGMLLVLPLDGEESDVRDNISGDAEEGREIRREQVMTTLRHVRTGNLQVEFLNVKSSADRNIIRNALLEIIARIRERQIDQVKTLISTVNGLIENKANAEAKAVFDAAIRPLRLWFSNNQSVNQGGKTPSSALMEEMEDLRYAASLHASVNRYGNWYNFDYWHCLGFGARREVVTRISDQATVLKGLIETELSYPESEQVHGFLSHFQRQIEEGLNQFYKDIQTLGETYFLDQLKSDFAYWNQCTRRWGRGPGYKNDIKHWTDDWFSKPERLQRYDFLEQEIQRRWQDLLKKLDKQLASIQPEGEVNAP, encoded by the coding sequence ATGGAAATGACATCTATACGGAAAGCTCTTTCCTCTCTCAGAGAAGAGGCTGGTATCTCTCAAGCGGAACTTGCTAAGCGCTTGCCCTTCACCGCAAGCAGGATCTCACGTCTGGAATCTGGCGAAATTGCAATGACAGAGGAAGATGCCCAAGAGATTGCGAAAGCAATCGGTACTCCAAAAGCAAATGATTTTAACGATTACCTCAGTCAAGACTGGCGGATTCTTGGGAGTCCAGGTTTCAATCACATCAACCGAGAAACCCTTTGGGAAGCAGAGCAAGCACTTCAGAGGCTGGAGGATCTCGAAAGTGACCCTGAGCTTAAAAATGTATTTCTACAACAGGTAAAATCTTGCAATGCTGCACTGGAGCAGTCAGCCCAATTTCTTATGTCAACTCAGCATCAAATTGCTTTTTTCGGAAGTCCAGGTGTTGGGAAAACGACCTCCATATGTGCCCTTTCAGATTTGGAGAAATCCGCAGGTAAAGACCTAAAGCATCAGATGGTACTCCCAACCGGGTCAGGACGGACAACAATCTGTGAAGTTCATGTTCGCAATGGCAGTGATTACAGCATTATCGTCGATCCATGCTCAGTGGAAGATATCCGCCAGTATGTTGCAGATTTTTCTGAACAGATAATTCGTTCCGATCGGGCCAGTGGCACTGGCGAAAACGCAGAAGGTGCGGGTGTGAGTGCCGAGGTTGAACGAGCCCTTCGGAATATGAGCGGTTTGACCAAAAGGACCCTAAGAAATGAAGATGGCAAAATCATCAAGAGGGAAGACCCTGCCCTGAATCTAGTCGCGCAATACAATACAAAAGAAGACCTTCAAGTCCATATTATGTCAAAATTAGACCTCCCGAGGCGCAACCAAACTTCGATCTCAATGCCTCGCGAGTCTACAATTTCAGGCTTAGACTGGGTCGCTCATAATTTTGCAGATATAAACGATGGGAAAAATGTAGAATTCTCATTACCTCGCCGCATTGAAGTCACTATACCATCTCCCATTCTAAACTCTGAGGCTTTTGACATCAGACTTATCGATACCCGAGGCATTGATGAGCCGTCCGCACCTCGGCGTGATGTTCAGGCTTATCTAGACGATGAGAGAACTATTGCTGTTTTTTGCTCAAGTTTTAAGGACGCTCCGGATGCTGCAATGTTGGCTCTACTTGAGCGTTCTGCAGAAGGGGGATTGCGTGAGTCAGTCTTACGCAAAGGAATGCTCCTGGTGTTACCGTTGGACGGTGAAGAATCTGACGTCCGAGACAATATTAGTGGAGATGCCGAGGAGGGAAGAGAAATTCGCAGGGAGCAGGTTATGACGACCCTTCGCCACGTGAGAACAGGTAACCTTCAGGTAGAGTTTCTCAATGTGAAAAGTAGTGCTGATCGCAACATCATCAGGAATGCACTTTTGGAAATAATTGCTCGTATTAGAGAGCGACAAATTGACCAAGTTAAGACACTGATTTCCACCGTTAATGGATTGATTGAGAACAAGGCTAATGCAGAAGCAAAAGCCGTTTTCGATGCAGCAATTCGTCCACTACGTTTGTGGTTTTCAAATAACCAGTCTGTAAACCAAGGCGGGAAAACACCCAGCTCTGCATTGATGGAGGAGATGGAAGATTTGCGTTACGCTGCCAGTTTGCATGCGTCTGTCAATAGATACGGAAATTGGTACAATTTCGATTATTGGCATTGTCTCGGATTCGGCGCACGCCGAGAAGTAGTTACGAGGATAAGCGATCAAGCAACAGTCTTGAAAGGGCTGATCGAAACAGAATTGAGCTATCCCGAATCCGAGCAGGTTCATGGCTTTCTCAGCCATTTTCAAAGGCAGATCGAAGAGGGGCTAAATCAATTTTATAAGGATATTCAGACTCTCGGCGAAACTTATTTCTTAGATCAGCTAAAATCTGACTTTGCGTACTGGAATCAGTGTACCCGGCGGTGGGGGAGAGGCCCGGGTTACAAGAATGACATCAAACACTGGACCGATGATTGGTTCTCAAAACCAGAACGCTTGCAAAGATACGACTTCCTTGAGCAGGAGATTCAACGAAGATGGCAGGACTTGCTGAAGAAACTTGACAAACAGCTTGCATCGATTCAACCAGAGGGTGAGGTTAACGCGCCATAA